A part of Corynebacterium lactis RW2-5 genomic DNA contains:
- a CDS encoding fructose bisphosphate aldolase, producing MNIEQARQMTEGKGFIAALDQSGGSTPKALRLYGVNEDQYSNEDEMFDMVHQMRTRIITSPSFNSDQIIGAILFEQTMDREIEGIPTAQYLWEKKGIVPFLKTDKGLADEENGVQLMKPCPGLDELLERGVAKGIFGTKMRSFIAEANEEGIKAVIAQQYEFGKQVLSHGLVPILEPEVDINAADKAAAEEIVLRELLAGLDTLADDQKVMIKVSIPTKDDLYKPLIEHPKVMRVVALSGGYERDDANERLSRNHGMIASFSRALSEGLSAQQSDEDFDATMAASVKGIYEASIS from the coding sequence ATGAACATCGAGCAGGCACGACAGATGACCGAGGGCAAGGGCTTCATCGCAGCTCTCGACCAGTCCGGCGGATCCACCCCGAAGGCTCTGCGCCTGTACGGCGTGAACGAGGACCAGTACTCGAACGAAGATGAAATGTTCGACATGGTCCACCAGATGCGTACTCGCATCATCACCTCTCCGTCCTTCAACTCGGACCAGATCATCGGCGCGATTCTCTTCGAGCAGACCATGGATCGTGAGATTGAGGGCATCCCGACCGCCCAGTACCTCTGGGAGAAGAAGGGCATCGTCCCCTTCCTGAAGACCGACAAGGGTCTGGCCGACGAGGAAAACGGTGTCCAGCTGATGAAGCCTTGCCCGGGCCTCGACGAGCTGCTGGAGCGCGGTGTCGCCAAGGGCATCTTCGGCACCAAGATGCGTTCGTTCATTGCTGAGGCCAACGAGGAGGGCATCAAGGCCGTCATCGCTCAGCAGTACGAGTTCGGCAAGCAGGTTCTGTCCCACGGCCTGGTCCCGATTCTGGAGCCGGAGGTTGACATCAACGCTGCCGACAAGGCTGCGGCTGAGGAGATTGTCCTGCGCGAGCTGCTCGCAGGCCTGGACACCCTCGCTGACGACCAGAAGGTCATGATCAAGGTCTCCATCCCGACCAAGGACGACCTGTACAAGCCGCTGATTGAGCACCCGAAGGTCATGCGTGTTGTCGCACTGTCCGGTGGCTACGAGCGCGATGACGCCAACGAGCGCCTGTCCCGCAACCACGGCATGATTGCTTCCTTCTCCCGCGCACTGTCTGAGGGCCTGTCCGCTCAGCAGTCGGACGAGGACTTTGACGCAACCATGGCTGCTTCGGTCAAGGGAATCTACGAGGCTTCGATTTCCTAG
- a CDS encoding glycosyltransferase family 87 protein has translation MSFIKEMPSKRSPNRFPDTRRRAAHAKKPNNADLVGPPPVITARLALLAIVVGICSALLWKGRNRSDDWAPHWIAGLLVSRNQAAHIYDHDPEEFSTISGDVWYGVAGELPELWVHPFVQNPLVAYAMSFVVRVMSFETSTLVLAFLSGISITVLVASTYHLRRRRTIPIGIAALVTVATLGFPAVTDSFWLGQTTPLILGCLSFALAVSRRRPIISGVLLAFVSIVKLSPIAIVVVMCFFAYRRKAALIALSGNIVMAIVLFLVVDRSITAAWLERMGDVSDSVLIGMANQSLSGLLLARGEDVPIPIISVEDYPLWVRVVPVLVAFVFVVAALAVAWLHRTRSFEILVVSAWLVATCFSVIVWSHYSLSLIFPVMGLWLLAEEKKLRVWMQFTIAAVLFMVIFPGQTPLVIGPDLSGHHYFALLAMLIAFAALLVGSYVPWRLLVSGKDGIVERIQGEHGEPMLLFDMFVKSPGGRHRA, from the coding sequence GTGTCTTTCATTAAAGAAATGCCCTCGAAGCGCAGCCCCAACCGCTTCCCCGATACTAGGCGCAGGGCTGCGCATGCGAAGAAGCCGAACAACGCTGACCTGGTAGGACCTCCGCCGGTTATTACTGCTCGGCTCGCGCTGCTGGCAATCGTGGTGGGAATCTGCTCGGCGCTTCTGTGGAAAGGCCGCAACCGCTCTGACGACTGGGCTCCGCACTGGATCGCAGGTCTTCTCGTGAGTCGAAACCAGGCGGCGCATATCTACGACCATGACCCCGAGGAATTCTCCACAATCTCGGGAGACGTCTGGTATGGAGTTGCCGGGGAATTACCAGAGCTCTGGGTGCATCCGTTTGTGCAGAACCCCTTGGTTGCCTACGCGATGTCGTTCGTGGTTCGAGTGATGAGCTTCGAAACCTCCACCTTAGTGCTGGCCTTCTTGTCCGGAATCAGCATTACGGTCCTGGTGGCGAGTACCTATCACCTACGGCGTAGGCGCACGATTCCCATCGGAATAGCCGCTTTGGTGACGGTCGCGACACTGGGATTTCCCGCTGTTACCGACTCCTTTTGGCTCGGCCAGACGACTCCTCTTATTCTCGGCTGCCTGTCCTTTGCTCTGGCAGTTTCTCGCCGCAGGCCTATCATCTCGGGAGTGCTGCTGGCCTTCGTCTCCATTGTGAAGCTCTCGCCCATCGCCATTGTCGTCGTCATGTGTTTTTTCGCTTACCGACGGAAGGCTGCCCTGATTGCGCTATCCGGAAACATCGTGATGGCCATCGTGCTTTTCCTCGTGGTCGACCGGTCAATTACCGCGGCCTGGTTGGAGCGAATGGGGGATGTCTCGGACTCAGTGCTGATTGGAATGGCGAACCAGTCGTTGTCGGGGTTGCTGCTGGCCCGTGGTGAGGACGTTCCCATCCCGATCATCAGCGTTGAGGACTATCCGCTGTGGGTGCGAGTTGTTCCGGTACTTGTTGCGTTTGTTTTTGTCGTCGCGGCGCTGGCTGTGGCGTGGCTGCATAGGACGCGCAGCTTCGAGATTCTGGTGGTGTCGGCGTGGCTCGTGGCGACCTGTTTCTCGGTGATTGTGTGGTCGCACTACTCTCTTTCGCTGATCTTCCCAGTGATGGGGCTCTGGCTGCTAGCAGAGGAGAAAAAGCTCAGGGTCTGGATGCAGTTCACAATCGCCGCAGTGCTATTTATGGTCATATTTCCTGGTCAAACGCCACTTGTTATCGGCCCTGATCTTTCCGGGCATCACTACTTCGCGCTGCTGGCGATGCTTATTGCGTTCGCGGCACTTTTGGTGGGTTCCTACGTGCCCTGGAGGCTGTTGGTTTCCGGCAAGGATGGAATCGTAGAACGAATACAGGGCGAGCATGGAGAGCCTATGTTGCTATTCGATATGTTCGTCAAAAGTCCCGGTGGGCGGCATCGCGCATAA
- a CDS encoding DedA family protein, giving the protein MNFSDILSSLSNPEALLQGFGPWVLAGLGIIIFIESGVLFPFLPGDSLLVTAAVLRSELDIQVWQILVVSIVAAFLGDQVGYYLGHTFGRRLFKDDAKVLRTDRLEAAEAFFAKYGPLSLVLGRFVPIVRTYIPLAAGTANMPYRKFIGWNVTGAVAWVLSMVAVGVLLGNIPGITSSIDKIMLLIIFISVLPIVISGVNARRKAKRAQRLEKLPPAEGK; this is encoded by the coding sequence ATGAATTTCTCGGACATTCTCTCCAGCCTCAGCAACCCTGAGGCGCTGTTGCAGGGGTTTGGCCCGTGGGTACTCGCAGGTTTGGGCATCATCATTTTCATTGAATCGGGTGTTTTGTTCCCCTTCCTGCCCGGAGACTCACTGCTGGTCACGGCCGCAGTGTTGCGAAGCGAACTCGATATTCAGGTTTGGCAGATTCTAGTGGTCAGCATCGTTGCGGCCTTTCTGGGGGATCAGGTGGGTTACTACCTCGGCCACACCTTCGGGCGACGGCTATTCAAGGACGACGCGAAGGTGCTGAGGACGGACAGGCTCGAAGCTGCAGAGGCGTTCTTCGCCAAGTACGGGCCGCTGTCGCTAGTGCTCGGGCGCTTCGTTCCAATCGTGCGAACTTACATCCCGCTGGCGGCGGGCACGGCGAACATGCCCTACAGGAAGTTCATCGGCTGGAACGTCACCGGCGCGGTCGCCTGGGTGTTGAGCATGGTTGCCGTCGGCGTGCTGCTGGGCAACATCCCGGGGATAACCAGCTCGATCGACAAGATTATGCTGCTGATCATCTTTATCTCCGTGCTGCCAATCGTGATCAGCGGAGTCAATGCGCGTCGTAAGGCAAAGCGCGCGCAACGGCTGGAGAAGCTGCCGCCGGCGGAGGGGAAGTAG
- a CDS encoding phosphatase PAP2 family protein, producing the protein MSLSRSASPPSDSPVITVMGAVIGVFIMCTTGWTIAHSTNDLPVTQFFNSLRGSPLGTLVDAVYWAFQPPRAVAFVATLMVVLYVLRSSVALSLTFGLTIALTWLPIVGFKEFFQRPRPDRALLEYPVETVPADWGFPSGHTAFVTAVAVALVLVVASSSSVSRTAKEVKKLMLAKVLAAVAIVLIAMCVLVEGVHYPSDALASMVWSVTVTPAVWLALNALLMRKNAVLLGSAQHSDGQEK; encoded by the coding sequence ATGTCTTTATCCCGTAGCGCCTCTCCTCCTAGCGACAGTCCCGTCATCACAGTTATGGGTGCGGTAATCGGCGTGTTCATCATGTGCACCACGGGCTGGACAATCGCTCACTCCACCAACGATCTTCCCGTCACCCAGTTCTTTAACTCACTTCGGGGTAGCCCGTTAGGCACACTTGTCGACGCTGTCTACTGGGCCTTTCAGCCACCGCGCGCGGTCGCGTTTGTAGCGACACTTATGGTTGTTCTCTATGTGCTGCGTTCCTCGGTCGCGCTCAGCCTTACCTTTGGCCTGACGATTGCGCTGACCTGGCTTCCCATCGTGGGATTCAAGGAGTTTTTTCAGCGGCCACGGCCAGATCGAGCGTTGCTCGAGTATCCGGTCGAGACGGTGCCTGCGGATTGGGGATTTCCCAGCGGACACACCGCATTTGTCACCGCTGTTGCAGTTGCGTTAGTTCTCGTGGTCGCGTCGTCATCGTCGGTAAGTAGAACTGCAAAAGAAGTAAAAAAGTTGATGTTAGCGAAGGTGCTGGCAGCGGTGGCAATTGTGCTGATTGCCATGTGCGTTTTAGTCGAGGGCGTGCACTACCCGAGCGATGCGCTCGCTTCGATGGTGTGGTCAGTGACGGTGACGCCAGCGGTGTGGCTTGCACTCAATGCGCTGCTGATGAGGAAAAACGCAGTATTGTTAGGCAGTGCCCAGCACTCTGACGGGCAGGAAAAGTAG
- a CDS encoding trimeric intracellular cation channel family protein, whose product MLLHILWVIGITAEGVTGALAAGRLRMDLFGVSTIACMTAIGGGTLRDVILGHYPLVWVKSPQYLLVIVGAALVTVLLADFLMKHFRTVFLVADAIGLSAFSIIGARVAMEMGHGVIIAIVGAVLTGAFGGVLRDLMCDRIPLVFQKELYASIAVVAAVLYYALDVAGLHENINIICAVLSALVIRLAAIWRGWSLPVFDYQGRD is encoded by the coding sequence ATGCTGCTGCACATTCTTTGGGTCATCGGAATCACGGCCGAAGGCGTGACAGGTGCGCTCGCTGCGGGAAGGCTCCGAATGGACCTTTTTGGTGTGTCCACCATCGCCTGCATGACCGCGATCGGCGGAGGCACACTTCGCGACGTAATCCTCGGGCATTATCCGCTCGTATGGGTAAAGAGTCCTCAATATCTGTTAGTAATCGTAGGCGCAGCGCTGGTAACTGTACTGCTCGCAGATTTCTTAATGAAACACTTTCGCACTGTCTTCCTGGTCGCCGACGCCATCGGCCTATCGGCGTTTTCCATTATCGGCGCCCGAGTCGCTATGGAAATGGGCCACGGAGTCATCATCGCCATAGTCGGGGCAGTACTGACTGGCGCATTCGGCGGCGTTCTTCGAGACCTGATGTGTGACCGGATTCCACTGGTGTTCCAAAAGGAGCTCTACGCTTCCATTGCGGTGGTTGCCGCTGTGCTGTACTACGCCCTCGATGTCGCCGGCCTACACGAGAACATCAACATCATTTGCGCAGTACTCTCGGCTTTGGTTATCCGGCTAGCCGCCATTTGGCGTGGGTGGTCTCTGCCAGTATTTGACTATCAGGGGCGTGACTAA
- a CDS encoding amino acid permease: protein MTTMRQGTETGSATGPAVGSGEQGPSASIEGCQGKELRADLSKRHLTMISMGGTIGAGFFVGLSGLIVVAGPSAILTTAIAGIIVYLVMRMLGEMAVARPSTGSFVDYARMALGRWGGFASGWLYWYFWVIVAGIEAVVGGELIARWMPSIPEWVTSVVILVAMIAVNMLSVKSFGEAEYWFAGIKVAVIIAFIIAGAAFVAGLWTGTTDHAAQVSNLWIHDGFTPNGVSAIFVGVVTVIFSMTGAELVTIAAAESAHPADAIRRTTQTVVVRILAFFVISTALLVTILPWDDYKAGVSPFITALDAMGVPYTADILNFIVLVAVLSCLNSGLYTASRMIFTQGRNGDAPAWMTRVNSRGVPTGGILFSAIVGFLCIGAGYLWPDTIFLYLVNSSGAVVLFVYVLIGISQVKLRPQLEREAAARGGLTFKMFGWPIIPSLVTALIVVILLAMGIRTETRAEFFQSLVSLAVVVGIGLFLQKTGIKGRYEGLPATLPKGVDEDDYSPGRVYENLD, encoded by the coding sequence ATGACAACGATGAGACAGGGAACAGAAACGGGCAGCGCTACCGGGCCCGCAGTGGGGTCGGGGGAGCAAGGACCGTCGGCAAGCATTGAGGGCTGCCAGGGCAAGGAGCTGCGCGCAGACCTGTCCAAGAGGCACCTGACCATGATTTCCATGGGCGGCACGATCGGCGCGGGCTTCTTCGTCGGCCTGTCCGGCCTGATCGTGGTGGCGGGCCCCTCTGCGATTCTGACAACCGCGATTGCCGGCATCATCGTCTACCTGGTGATGCGCATGCTCGGAGAGATGGCGGTCGCCAGGCCCTCCACGGGTTCTTTCGTCGACTACGCGCGCATGGCGCTCGGTCGATGGGGAGGCTTCGCCTCCGGCTGGCTCTACTGGTACTTCTGGGTGATCGTCGCAGGAATCGAGGCGGTCGTCGGCGGAGAACTGATTGCCCGATGGATGCCGTCGATTCCGGAATGGGTGACCTCAGTGGTCATCCTGGTGGCGATGATCGCGGTGAACATGCTCTCGGTGAAGAGCTTCGGCGAGGCCGAGTACTGGTTCGCAGGCATTAAGGTCGCCGTCATCATCGCATTCATCATCGCTGGAGCGGCGTTCGTTGCGGGCCTGTGGACCGGCACGACCGACCACGCGGCGCAGGTCTCCAACCTCTGGATTCACGACGGATTCACGCCCAACGGTGTCAGCGCCATTTTCGTCGGCGTGGTTACGGTCATCTTCTCCATGACGGGCGCAGAGCTGGTCACCATCGCGGCGGCCGAGTCCGCGCACCCGGCCGACGCAATCCGTCGCACGACTCAGACCGTCGTCGTCCGTATTCTGGCGTTTTTCGTCATCTCGACCGCGCTGCTGGTCACCATCCTGCCCTGGGATGACTACAAGGCGGGTGTGTCGCCCTTCATTACCGCGCTGGATGCGATGGGCGTGCCCTACACTGCCGATATTCTGAACTTCATCGTGCTGGTCGCGGTGCTGTCCTGCCTGAACTCCGGCCTCTACACGGCGTCGCGCATGATTTTCACGCAGGGACGCAATGGCGATGCGCCGGCTTGGATGACCCGCGTCAACAGCCGCGGTGTGCCCACGGGCGGCATTCTCTTCTCCGCGATTGTCGGCTTCCTGTGCATCGGCGCGGGATACCTCTGGCCGGACACTATCTTCCTCTACCTGGTGAACTCCTCCGGCGCGGTGGTCCTCTTCGTCTACGTTCTCATCGGAATCTCCCAGGTGAAGCTGCGTCCGCAGCTAGAGCGTGAGGCAGCGGCTCGAGGTGGCCTGACCTTCAAGATGTTCGGCTGGCCAATCATCCCGTCTCTGGTGACCGCACTCATCGTAGTCATCCTGCTGGCGATGGGAATCCGCACCGAGACCCGCGCTGAGTTCTTCCAGTCCCTGGTCAGCCTCGCGGTTGTCGTCGGAATCGGGCTCTTCCTGCAGAAGACCGGCATCAAGGGCCGCTACGAGGGCCTGCCGGCGACGCTGCCGAAGGGCGTCGACGAGGACGACTACTCCCCGGGCCGCGTCTACGAGAATCTGGACTAG
- the gabT gene encoding 4-aminobutyrate--2-oxoglutarate transaminase, whose amino-acid sequence MTGAQTLTAPGATGATEASGTTAQSVEQSRHLATEIPGPISRELSARAQAALPQGLGTAQQTWAYRAGGGIVEDVDGNRLIDLGSGIATTTVGNADPRVVAAANDQAQRLTHTCFLNQPYESYLALCEKLAQITPGNHAKRAALFSTGAEALENAVKYARAATGKSGVVVFDHAFHGRTNMTMAMTAKNNPYKKSFGPFPGEVYRTPSPYSYRWPGTPEEASAEALAQLQLIVDAQVGAENIACVVLEPIQGEGGFIVPPAGFLKKLSEFCSERDILFVADEVQTGVARTGDMFACDHEGVVPDLMTLAKGLGGGYPIAAVVGRAEVMDAPHRGGIGGTYAGNPVACAAALEVLRQCEEEGLPARAHEIGEIMTSRLSKAAETNPAIGDVRGRGAMIAVEVVVPGSDKTPDAAKVGAVARACESNGVLVLTAGTYGNVLRFLPPLSISDELLNEALDVVIEQLAL is encoded by the coding sequence GTGACTGGAGCACAGACACTCACCGCACCAGGAGCTACCGGCGCTACCGAAGCTTCTGGGACTACCGCGCAGTCCGTAGAGCAGTCTCGCCATCTGGCCACCGAGATTCCTGGCCCGATCTCGCGAGAGCTGAGCGCACGAGCGCAGGCAGCCCTGCCTCAGGGGCTTGGCACTGCGCAGCAGACTTGGGCATACCGCGCCGGCGGCGGCATCGTTGAGGACGTCGACGGAAATCGGCTAATCGACCTGGGCTCCGGCATCGCGACTACCACTGTCGGCAATGCAGACCCGCGCGTCGTCGCAGCGGCAAACGACCAGGCTCAGCGTCTCACTCACACCTGCTTCTTGAATCAGCCCTACGAGTCCTACCTCGCACTGTGCGAGAAGCTGGCCCAGATCACCCCGGGTAACCACGCCAAGCGTGCCGCACTGTTTTCCACTGGCGCTGAGGCACTCGAGAACGCTGTGAAGTACGCCCGAGCCGCCACCGGAAAGTCCGGTGTCGTCGTCTTCGACCACGCTTTCCACGGTCGCACCAACATGACCATGGCCATGACGGCGAAAAACAACCCGTACAAGAAGTCCTTCGGCCCCTTCCCCGGCGAGGTCTACCGCACCCCGAGCCCCTACTCCTACCGCTGGCCGGGCACCCCGGAGGAGGCTTCGGCAGAAGCTCTCGCGCAGCTTCAGCTGATCGTCGATGCGCAGGTCGGTGCCGAGAACATCGCCTGCGTCGTGCTGGAGCCCATCCAGGGTGAGGGTGGCTTCATTGTCCCGCCCGCAGGCTTTTTGAAGAAGCTCTCCGAGTTCTGCTCCGAGCGCGACATCCTCTTCGTCGCGGACGAGGTCCAGACCGGTGTCGCCCGCACGGGTGACATGTTCGCCTGCGACCACGAGGGCGTAGTCCCGGACCTGATGACGCTGGCCAAGGGCCTCGGCGGCGGCTACCCAATCGCGGCGGTCGTCGGCCGCGCAGAGGTCATGGACGCCCCGCACCGAGGAGGTATCGGCGGCACCTATGCCGGCAACCCCGTCGCCTGCGCTGCAGCGCTCGAGGTCCTGCGCCAGTGCGAGGAGGAGGGGCTTCCGGCCCGCGCCCACGAGATCGGCGAGATCATGACCTCCCGCCTGAGCAAGGCCGCCGAGACCAACCCGGCCATCGGCGATGTCCGTGGCCGCGGCGCGATGATTGCCGTCGAGGTGGTCGTACCAGGTTCGGACAAGACCCCGGACGCGGCAAAGGTCGGCGCAGTCGCCCGCGCCTGCGAAAGCAACGGCGTGCTGGTCCTTACCGCCGGAACCTACGGCAACGTGCTGCGATTCCTACCCCCGCTGAGCATTTCCGACGAGCTACTAAACGAGGCCCTCGACGTGGTCATCGAGCAGCTGGCCCTGTAA
- a CDS encoding acyl-CoA dehydrogenase family protein, whose protein sequence is MATYTPTQLIGLDNMLTLEERQICDTVREFCDRDLRPHIEDWFEDHTIPRDLGPVFGQMGVLGMHLDGYGCAGTSAVAYGLACMELEAVDSGIRSFVSVQGSLAMYAIHRWGSEEQKQQWLPQMAEGKAIGCFGLTEPDFGSNPAGMRTYAKRDGDDWVISGSKMWITNGSLADVAVVWAKTDDGYAGFLVEKDTPGFTTHDIARKMSLRASITSELVLDNVRVPDSARLPEVNSLRGPLSCLNEARFGIMFGALGAARDCIDQTLEYVKERQVFDKPLSSYQLTQAKLADMVLELDKGILLALQLGRLKDEGKLPHESISLGKLNSTREAIQIARTCRTLLGASGITTEYSPIRHANNLESVLTYEGTAEMHQLILGNALTGEAAFR, encoded by the coding sequence ATGGCTACTTACACCCCGACCCAGCTCATTGGCCTCGACAACATGCTCACCCTGGAGGAGCGCCAGATTTGCGACACCGTCCGCGAGTTCTGTGACCGCGACCTGCGTCCGCACATCGAGGACTGGTTCGAGGACCACACCATCCCGCGCGACCTCGGCCCAGTCTTCGGCCAGATGGGCGTGCTGGGCATGCACCTGGACGGCTACGGCTGTGCGGGCACCTCGGCTGTCGCATACGGCCTGGCATGCATGGAGCTGGAGGCTGTCGACTCCGGTATTCGTTCCTTCGTGTCGGTTCAAGGCTCGCTGGCCATGTACGCAATCCACCGCTGGGGCTCCGAGGAGCAGAAGCAGCAGTGGCTGCCGCAGATGGCCGAGGGTAAGGCCATCGGCTGCTTCGGCTTGACCGAGCCGGACTTCGGTTCTAACCCGGCGGGCATGCGCACCTACGCCAAGCGCGACGGCGACGACTGGGTCATCTCCGGCTCGAAGATGTGGATCACCAACGGTTCGCTCGCGGATGTCGCCGTGGTCTGGGCGAAAACTGACGACGGCTACGCCGGCTTCCTGGTGGAGAAGGACACCCCGGGATTCACCACGCACGACATCGCCCGCAAGATGTCGCTGCGCGCGTCGATCACCTCCGAGCTGGTGCTGGACAACGTACGCGTGCCGGACTCGGCCCGCCTGCCCGAGGTCAACTCCCTGCGCGGCCCGCTGTCCTGCCTGAACGAGGCCCGCTTCGGCATCATGTTCGGCGCTCTCGGCGCCGCCCGCGACTGCATCGACCAGACTCTGGAGTACGTCAAGGAGCGCCAGGTCTTCGACAAGCCGCTGTCCTCCTACCAGCTGACCCAAGCCAAGCTCGCCGACATGGTCCTCGAGCTGGACAAGGGCATCCTGCTGGCGCTGCAGCTCGGCCGTCTGAAGGACGAGGGTAAGCTGCCGCACGAGTCGATCTCCTTGGGCAAGCTGAACTCTACCCGCGAGGCCATCCAGATCGCCCGCACCTGCCGCACGCTGCTGGGCGCTTCCGGCATCACCACCGAGTACTCCCCGATTCGCCACGCCAACAACCTCGAGTCCGTCCTCACTTACGAGGGCACCGCCGAGATGCACCAGCTGATTCTCGGCAACGCTCTGACCGGGGAGGCTGCGTTCCGGTGA
- a CDS encoding aldehyde dehydrogenase family protein has product MTALLTHYIGGQWVAGEGDSLSSVSPSRPDVVVAAGRFATSAQVDQAIDAAAEAAAGWGSLPYAERAKVLTRAAEILRANAEEWGRELSAEEGKTAPEGIGEVQRAAAILDFQATEAVREAGEIYHSPRAGERIEVVRKPVGVVSMITPFNFPIAIPAWKAAPALIHGNTIVWKPAHSVPLLAVRLTQALDEAGLPAGVLNLVIAPSAEASAMQSDPRISALTFTGSTRVGRMIASRCASVGIPVQAELGGKNPAVVLADADLPHAATQVLNGAFNSTGQKCTATSRVAVVREVADDFLAELKSQLASRVTGDPLAEGVSMGPMIDARNRDEVLAAVQKHAGPDSTSGARLLVGGNIPEVVGCEGGYFLEPTIVEVPNRDHYLWNEELFAPVLSFLVVDDAAEAFEAAEFGEYGLSAAVFTDSLAATFNAVDRLDVGILHVNSETAGADPHVPFGGAGASGYGPKEQGRAAREFFTHTTTVYLGRWPR; this is encoded by the coding sequence GTGACAGCACTGCTAACTCATTACATCGGCGGTCAGTGGGTCGCCGGCGAGGGTGACTCGCTGTCCTCGGTGTCCCCGTCCCGCCCGGATGTCGTCGTGGCCGCAGGCCGCTTTGCGACGTCGGCCCAGGTGGATCAAGCCATCGATGCCGCCGCCGAGGCCGCCGCCGGCTGGGGGTCCCTCCCCTACGCCGAGCGCGCGAAGGTGCTGACCCGCGCCGCCGAGATTCTCCGAGCTAATGCCGAGGAGTGGGGCCGCGAGCTCTCCGCGGAGGAGGGCAAGACGGCGCCCGAGGGCATCGGCGAGGTTCAGCGCGCCGCAGCGATCCTGGACTTCCAGGCCACGGAGGCCGTCCGTGAGGCCGGGGAGATTTACCACTCGCCGCGAGCCGGGGAACGCATCGAGGTTGTCCGCAAGCCGGTGGGCGTGGTGTCCATGATCACGCCGTTCAACTTCCCCATCGCTATCCCAGCGTGGAAGGCTGCACCGGCACTGATCCACGGCAACACGATTGTGTGGAAGCCCGCGCACTCTGTGCCTCTCCTTGCCGTCCGCCTGACCCAGGCGCTCGACGAGGCAGGACTTCCCGCTGGCGTGTTGAACCTGGTCATCGCACCTTCTGCCGAGGCGTCCGCAATGCAGTCCGACCCGCGCATCTCGGCCCTGACATTCACCGGCTCCACGCGCGTCGGCCGCATGATTGCGTCGCGGTGCGCCTCGGTCGGCATCCCGGTCCAGGCTGAGCTGGGTGGCAAGAACCCGGCCGTCGTGCTTGCCGATGCCGACCTGCCGCATGCGGCAACCCAGGTCCTCAACGGCGCTTTCAACTCCACCGGACAAAAATGCACGGCGACGTCCCGCGTGGCGGTCGTGCGCGAGGTGGCCGACGACTTCCTCGCTGAGCTGAAAAGCCAGCTGGCCAGTCGCGTCACCGGCGACCCGCTGGCCGAGGGCGTGTCCATGGGCCCGATGATTGACGCCCGCAACCGCGACGAGGTGCTGGCCGCGGTCCAAAAGCACGCGGGCCCGGACTCCACCTCGGGCGCGAGGCTTCTGGTGGGTGGCAATATCCCGGAGGTCGTCGGCTGCGAGGGCGGCTACTTCCTGGAGCCGACCATCGTGGAGGTTCCGAACCGCGACCACTACCTGTGGAACGAGGAACTCTTCGCGCCCGTGCTTAGCTTCCTGGTTGTCGACGACGCCGCGGAGGCCTTCGAGGCCGCGGAGTTCGGCGAGTACGGCCTGTCCGCCGCGGTGTTCACCGACTCCCTGGCCGCGACGTTCAACGCCGTCGACCGCCTGGACGTCGGCATCCTGCACGTCAATTCCGAGACCGCGGGCGCCGACCCCCACGTGCCCTTCGGCGGCGCAGGGGCCTCCGGCTACGGCCCGAAGGAGCAGGGCCGGGCCGCTCGGGAATTCTTCACGCACACCACGACCGTCTACTTAGGAAGGTGGCCACGATGA